The Hemibagrus wyckioides isolate EC202008001 linkage group LG26, SWU_Hwy_1.0, whole genome shotgun sequence DNA window CTCCATGTTAAAGTCTTATTACACTAACCAAGAGATATATAAAACAATCTATGAGAATTTCTGAAGACTGGTACTAAAAAGTTTACATTTGGTAAAatatgaggttgtgtgtttcaAAACTATTTGTGAATCAAATGCTCATTTGTGAattgcagaaatatttatgctatttataatatttaaaatgttaaatatatacttattacttattaatggatattctattatttatttgtaagtTATGCAACAAATATACCACTATAAATAATTGCTCATATTGTCAAAACTGTATTGACTACTTTTATGacataaatttaaatttttgttTAAGTAACAGCATTATTGTGAATGGATTTTTTGTCTCATGGTAATTACAGTAATATTAACACAGTTCCttctttattatttgattaCAGCTGAATCCCTCATTGTACAGGTCCTGGATAATACCATCCTTAACACAGGAGACAATCTGAATCTCACTTGCTTGGTTTCTGCATATGACCTTGTTGCCTTAGATCTTGAGGTGACATGGCTGCTAAATGAAACACAGGTTCTTACCCACCTTAGTCGTGATGGAGTGGTGGCAAAAACCTCAGATATATTTAGCATTAACCAGGTTGGAGAGGGTGATTTCAGACTGGAGATCCACAGCGTTGAGCTATCTGATAAGGGACTTTACTCATGCAGGGTGAGGGCATGGATACAAAAGAGCAGGCGAAAATGGTACCAGGCTGCAGAGAAGACATCAGCCTCTGTGCAAGTGGTGATCACCCCACAAGGTGAGTTAACTTAATTAGAAAACTATGTCTGTACTTTGTCAAAGGTTTTCCTCAAGCCCAGTACAAAACTTTACCACTATTGTTAATAATAAGCCTGAGATTCcctttaataaaaacatattttgcTTAAAACAAATTTTACCTAATCACTAACCCATATAATTAGAATAAGACTTCCATGAAGATACCAGTTTAAAATTATGATATTGAGTTAAGGGTAACTTATATTAACTAAAGGACCGGGTATATACTGGTGACATTAGTGTGGAAAGAATTGGAGAAAGTACAGTGGAGCTGAGGATTAAAGAAGTCAGGGTGACTGACACTGCCCCTCACCTTACTAACAGCACTAATCCTGCCTGGAAAGGATGCCACCATCTGAGTGAGCTACCTGAAGCTTTTAGTGCTGATATGAAAATGTGACAAACTGCAAGCATAACAACACTGTTACTGCAAACTAGCAGTTTTTAATAGCTAACTAGAAGAGCTTAGACAGCTATCTATATTAAAtttgttataaaatattaatttaactgTTAATTAAATCAAGAACATTTGTACTTTCTTTGTATCTTTAGATCATACAAAATTCTTTGTTTGGTCTGAAGATGATGTTGCCAAAATTGGGTGATGATTAGGCATAACGTGTAGGAGAAGTAATGAACAGTTTTCCAAGATGTTTGACAGGAAGTACACTTGAATTTCAGATGTTGGTAGGCATTCACTTTAGTATATTCCAGGGAATTATAGGAAAAAAGAACAGTGAATTAAGCACAAATTCTTTAAAGGATATAAGTATGGAAATGAAAGTTGTTACATTTCTTGGCAATCACAAAACTTCTTCAGGGTGTGGTTCTGAAGATACTTATCAAGTTTCATGAAGATACATAGATGCATTGCTGACATACATTCTCACATACTGCTTTTTGCATTTGCCAGCATGTTAGAGGAGAACAGTTTTGAATTGTTTTTGAGCCAAAGCCAGAATGATTTGAGCCAAATTTggtgaaaatgtaaataaaaaaaatgttcaaaagtTAGGACCATCAACATACTTACAAATTAAGCCCAAATTTCACAGGACTGTGGTTCTAGAGCATCCAGAACACTTTCTATCCCAAATTTGGTCAGAATGTTCCTTAGACCCTCTCCAATCAGTGTGCCAATCATGCATAACAAAGAGGTTAAGTGATTAGCATTGGCTATCCctttacagtggcacctgtctTGTATATCAGGCAGCAAAGGAACAGtcagttgatgtgttggaagcaggaaaaatggacaagagtaagaaTCTGAGCgattttgacaagggccaaattgggacggctagatgactggatgaCTGGATGTGGGCATTCCTGATACACAGTAGTTAGTTCCCACCCAAAATGGTCCAAGCAAGGACCACTGATGAACCTTGAACAGGGTCATTGAtgcccaaggctcactgatatgCGATCCAACAGAAGAGTTATTGTAACAGAAATTGCAGAAATAAGTTAATTTGCAGAAATAATTTAAAGAGTGCCCCTGCTGACCCCTGTCATCCACTGCTGAAAGCTCCTACAGtggggcatgtgagcatcagaactggaccatggagcaatgaaagaaggtggcctggtcagATGAATCACATTTCATGTGGACAGCAGGGTGTATGTGTATTGCTTACATGGGGCACCAGGCTTACAGcgaaggcagtgtgatgcttcTGGCAATGTTCTACAGGGAAAACTTGGGATACATTCATGTGGCTGTTACTTTGACATATGCCTCCTACCTATACATTGTTGCAGATTAGATACACAGCTTCATGGCAATGGCATTCCTTAGTGGCACTGGgctctttcagcaggaaaatttcagtttttctgaaacaggagagagagagagagagagagagagtgagtgagtgtgtaatacTGCTTGCCCGAGCTTGtgagacacacatatacacaaaacatGTTAAGAATCATTCACTTGAACTTGACAGACCTGTTTCCTGTTATCACAGACTGAATAAGCACAAGCCCAGAGCTCAGGTAAAATTCTGCCTGACTATGGAGTCTTCTTCTATATCCTCATACAACAGGTACTGCAGTAATGCTAAAACCTGGGATTTGATGCTTGCTTGGAAGCCTCATCACTCAGCAAGATTATCAAGGTCCAGTGCTTATGGTTGCTGCAGCTTCCTGAGTTTAGCTGCCCCTTCACTTATGCAAAGCAGCTGAATTGACTCCTGTCAACAGTAGTTAAGGGCAGAGGAGCAGGATGCAGTACAGATCATCAAGCTGGTTGTGCTGGAGCGATTTGTTGCGTTATTCCCACAAAATCGATGGAGAGGGTCTAGTGCCACCAGCCCACATCCCTGGATGAAGCCATTAAAAAACTGAGTGGTACATTTGAGTATAGATCCACTACAATCACACTCTAATTGGCCACTAGGGACATTATTAGTgttttcattcatccattttctgtactgcttatcctacacatggTTACGGAGAACCTGATGCCTATTCCAGGGGATTCCGGGTACCTATACCAAGTGACAAGTCATTTCAGGGCATCTcgcactaaatcacacacacacacacacacacacacacacacacacactcattcatacactatggactcattcagacacacacacacacacactcatttgtaCACTGCAACACATCTTTGGACTAAGGGGGGAAACTGCAAAGTTTAGAGAATAACCACTGAAAATAACCACTGAAAAGGggcagtgtaaagtgtaaagaaaacaaatgtaCATAACATTACTTCCTGGGATCTTGTTCAAGGATCACAACATTGTTATCAAACTACTCAGGAGAGTCTGAAACTTATTATCAAAATATGATGTCATTTATATATAGGATGGTCATCACACATCAATCGGTTATAAGGAGGTGGAGTTGGTTGCAGTGTCTGCAGGGACGTCTGCAGTGATTAGGGCATGGGCTTACATAGGGGCAGAGTTTAAGTCCAATTTGCTGTTTCTCAAGAAAAATAAGCCTGATCAAGCTAGAGAGAACAATCTGTTAGATTTTCATGATCCATAATAGCTGCCATAAATCAGGATTTAGGTGGCATGTGACACATGCCATCtataaaagttaaaagttattttaactTAAAAGTTAAAGTGACAACTTTAAAGTTATTGTCATGAAACTGGTTGGAGTTAAGTTCAAATAGACGTTTCTCAGGCATCAAAATTCCAAATctgaaaattaaaacaaaaattctCCTCATCAGGCAACCATGATGGCTTTGTAGTGGGAGGTGTTAAAGAGGCAAGGACATTAAACACCGAAACCCAGTTAAAACAACTTTTGCCTGACAACATGTTGATTTATGGAACAGGAACCTATgtattctatatttctgtatatcCTTTATTACTTTAAGCAAATTATGTATGTCTGAGGCACATCATAAAGAAACACAGAATGTTGTAAAAATACTTCTTATTTTCATGCATTTCAGTATTAATCCTGTTAAAAGAGTCATGGAGTTGTACTTGTATGAGATGCTACTGAAATAGGTGGTTGTAGCAGGAAGATATTAAAATATGGATTAAAGAAGAGCCAAGTGTCTCTTTTCAGATTTACTGTTTTGGGTTAGTCTTTTTCTACTTCTATAAATTACACCCAATTTACATTTTCCACATACAGTGCCTACTTTGTGAATGTTATCCTATTGCCAAATGAAccattttatgtttaaatatgtCTGCTACACAACCAGAACTGAACATACACTAAAAAGAGAAAGTCCAGATAGTCCAACAGTATGGCTGGtggtttgatgatgagtgtcagGTCTGGAGAGGGTAATTAAGGTTGATTGACATCTTCCATGTTTAGTTCCCAGAGTACTACATTCCTATCCCCAGCAACAGCCTAAAGTTAGCAGAAGAACATAAATCTtgtctattctttttttctgggtAACACTGTTTTATGTGCTCTATATGTCAGTCTTTTTCTATAccattattttctatttaatgtatgtatatatatatatatatgaactgACTAGATTTTGAAATTGCAAACAATGTTAAATTCACTGCAAGCTCAAAAGTCCGAAGTCCgttttttcacacacatcacattcattGGGTTTTAGTCAAGCCAgaacatcacactgcctctgccagcttcACATATCTTGACATCACATTGACTAATATCTCAGAATTTGCACAAACCTTTTAcactgtctgtccctctctttctccttaaATAAATTTTCCTGATATTAGGCCAgtgttatttgaaaaaaaaaatagcctgTAAAGTTTTACAACACaaatcttttattcttttacattcattacatttattattggGCAGCAAACATACACTTTATACTGCTTTGATTAAAAAGTAATTTTAGAATAAGTGGTTGGATCCCTGCCTGACTTAATTAACTGCAGTAGTCCATGTCTCTGATAgagtttctttttaaatgtcatCCTATTACTAAAAACATTTTGAAGGCCTGTCTACAACATCTACTCTACCAGAAAGCAGAATCTCTCAAATAGgttctgctttcttttttctttaggatttaaaatgattaaagatTTATGATGGACACCATTTGTTATAGGCTTCAACAAGCCCCAGACACCATATCTCATATGTTTTAGAATGGTCTCTCCATAGTAACTATCTGCAAGCTGAGAGTTGCACAAACTGATGTTCTTGCAAGCTGTAAGATTTTAGCTAGACAGCTTAGTCTTCTTTGGTGAAAACATCTGTTCCTGTCCTGAGTGATATCACACTAATCTATTACCAACAAAAAAGACAAGATTCACTCTTAAGGGGGCAAACAATACATTTTCTCATTCCTTCTTTGCTTCTTCAGCAAATTTGAAAAATTTGGCATTTATATTTTAAGTGATGTgttaaaatataacatttaaacataACACATATGAGTATGTTTCTCCTTGTTGTCTGTAATCACAGGTTTTATTTCCTAGTCTTAATTGGTTATTCCTTGTTTGGTGTTTGATACAACATGGTTTTCTTGATTTTACCTGTTTACCTTTACCAACCTGTCATGCATAATGCCAtggttttttttcagtaataaaACCTGCCCATCCTACTACTTCAGGCTAGCTGTTACTATTATGCAAGTGTGTTTTTAACATGTTAAAAAACTTAAGATATTAGATTTGCCATCTTGCCAATTTaacatctttctctcttatttctTTCAGATCCAACATTTAATGTGACTCTTAAATCTCCAGTCATAGCCCAGTATGTAGGTGATCCCACAGAACTTGTGTGTCAAGTGTCCAACATTTCCCACTTCTGGGGTAAACGATTGAGTGTCTGTTGGTTCTATTCTACTGCTTCATCTGCTGGTGGTCAGGTTGGCACTGACATTATTGCCTCAATGAATGAAAATGGGGCTATCATTCCTAGTGATAAATATAGGGCCCGCATTGATTCAGGTCTCATCCTGCTAAACCGAATTGAGCCAGCTACCTTTAAGCTCCGCCTGGTCCACACCACAAATGGAGATGTAGGTGAATATGTTTGCAGTGTCGCAACATGGACACTCACTCGCCTTGGCATCTGGAAACATACATCAGAACACCAAACTCGTGCACTAAAAGTTGGCTTGGCCTCCAAGGGTGAGGAAATTTTCATAAATCCAATTAAATGATACTCATCAACAGGTTAAATTAAATTCTATGTGATGAAGCCCTTCCTGTAGAGAATAACAACAATAAGTTTCTTCCTTTATCAAGGCTGGAAACATTAGAGGGGTTTTTTGATGCTCTTTGGGGTGTCTCTTTCATGCAGACTATTTCAAACTCCTTTATTTTCTAAGCAATGAACATAGTGAACTTTTTCACTTCAGAGCACAGGTTTTCTATAGGGGTTGCATGCAGATTGTACCTAGTCTAGATCACCAGGCATTAAACATCCCTGAAGTGTCAGTGATCCACcacattaatatacattatttaatatagCCAAACCATTTCTAAATTACTTAATACATATTTAACTGTTAAACATTAACTAGTATTGATAAGCatcatttacacattttttattttaagtaagATGATTAACCACTAATAATATTAACTAACAGTAATGATAACTAAcaatatttttcatattaaagAAATTATTACTGTAACTTTAATAAggacagtaacagtaataaacaaacaagcactgatgattaattattttaattttccttctttttttaggTTTCCATTGTCCATCAATTTTCAAGAATGATATATTGTATAATGTCTATATGAATATGAACTAATTTTATTGCCATAAAGAGACACAATGCCACCAGCATTGTTAAATATAAACACTGAGGAACACACATTTCTTTTCAGGAACACTGATAATTACTTTTGTGTGATTGAGATGTACTTGGGCTGGAAATGAAATCTAGCAAACCCTGGTTAATGATAACAGTAATAAACTCTTGAGTGTGCGCCTTAATGGGACACTCGCTTTATCAAGCACATCTAAAAAATTATGCATCTTAAACCAGTCAAAACAGACTGCTAGACTGTATGCTAGATAACTGCATGTTGCTGCTTCTCAAGTGCATGTCATCCTGCCCCACCCAAATATACAGTCATGCAAATACACCTTCAACAagtaaaatgtgtgtttatagaaaAGTTAAATATCTTCATATATCTAAAAAGGATAATGATAAAATCACTCACCCATGTAAGACCTTCCTTTTCATAGTCTCCGCCACTCCTTCTTCCAGGCCCTGGCATCAGTGTGATCGCCCGACACAAACGACAAGCAACTTTCAGTGGCTCCACTTTTGAAATGAACTGCCTGGCCAAACTTAAGAACCTCTGGGATGGTTTGGCCCTCTCTGTCCTCATATTGGTCCAGTATGGTGTAGGTGCCCCGAGTCGGAAACTTGCTTCACTCAGCCCTGACCTGGTTCTCAAGTTAGAGGACTGGTACGAGTCTAGTCGACTGGACAGCCTGAGTCTAGTGAAGACTGGCAACATGGAGTTCTTATTCCGAATTCAGGGTGTTCAGATGATGGATAGAGGATTCTACTATTGTGAAGTTGCAGCATGGACTAAGCCTGATGGGAATAACTGGGTGGAGCTGATGAAAGGAGAGTCAAACAAAATTCAGATTAACTTCGAGCACACAAGTAAGGacttaataattaaactatgaACCCATGAATATTTAAAATCTGAATAGATGTTTTTAGCTGTCGATGCCTagtttatttaacaaatatgaATTTGGATAGTGTTGCCTGTTCTCCATCAAATAGACTATTAGGGGAATAAATAGAATGGTGTCTTAAAGTTGTTCTGGAAAGGCTATAAAGTTAGGAACCACCACACTTATTTCTTTCACTGTCCACTGTCCACTCTGAATGAGGTGCAAGTCAATAATTTAGGACATCTACAATGCAAAATATTTACGAAAAGGAGGAAGGGGAATTGTTTACACTTGTGTGATAAACGAGATAGGTGTCTGATGTTATGCTAGTGTTATTATTGCCTTAATctctattatatatttttattttcctcaggGCCATCATTTGATCTTTCCATCATGTCAGACACTACCAGTGTGTACCCCTGGGAAACGGTTAAGATAGATTGCATTATCAGTGCATCAGGAGCTTCCAATAAAGGTATGCATATTTGTTTAGTGGAAAAATTAACTCAATTTATTGAAATGTTCTGTAATCTCAGTGTGCATATTAGTAATCTAGAACTAAAGACCACATGGCAGCCAGCAATCTACATTCTTAATAAGGTATTTTGTAAAACAGTACATTCATATTTGTTTCAAATGCATTTTAAGATGCAAAACATATGTGTTTTGCTGTAATGTCCTTAAATAACTGGATTTTGTCAGTGAAACAAACCACCATTGGGCCAAAAAGTCTAAACAAACTGTACAACCTGTTGTCTGTGAATGTGTGGAGGAAGACTTGGGAGGCAGGCAGCATTCTCAAGAGCTCCAGGCTTGCTTTTACTCACACCGTTCTTTTAAGTGTCCTTTGAAAAAAATCAACTAAAAAGGGTCCTTCATTAACTCACAGTTTTCATTTTGTTCAAGTTTAtgctcctttgtgtgtgtgtgttgcaagcTCTAGTAGTTCACACTCTATTTCTGGTTACGACCATTCCTGAAAACTTAAAGAGCCAGACACTGGTGTGAATCATCATTAGTTACCTGCCAGTTTAACTGTCTTCCTCTTCACTGCTGATGCATGGCCATGCCCTAGCTCCCATACAGAACTttcaaaaacataacaaaacattAGGCATGGTCTCAGGGTCTTGTTGTGCAAGTGCACCAAATGGAAATGCAAAGGATGAATGCAAAGCCCTCCCCACCCTCTGTGTCCCCTTGAAATAGAGCTGATATGAACAGCACTGGCACCTCCTTTCAAACCAATGTTGTGCAAATTCCACACCATGCCTTGCTTCTGCAGAGCCCATTGTCAAGCATTTCCCTTGCCACCCCAACTTTATGTTTTTGCCCCCGTaatttaataatgataaatttCAGTAAAAATCCCTATGCACACACCTCACCTTGACCAAACATGCACTTCTTCCAAGTGAATTAGGCTTGGGAAGCTGCAGTAAGTGGATGCAACAACAGTGCTCTACAGGTATCCAACCTGCTGCATGATTGAGCCCTTGATTGATGATGATTGCTGCTGGTGGAATACCCCAGCTATGTCTGTGGTGGCAACTGCTGGGCTTCCCCCAATAGCAAGGGGAGGAGTCAGTAAGGCCATGCCTCTTACAACCATTCATGCATAATTGGTCCACACTTGAAAAGCTCTAGGAGGGCAAAGTGAGTCAGAGCAGCTTCTGGAGTGACAACTGCCTCTCAGCCTGCTCGTGGCAGTAATGACTCGAGTTAGAGTCATTGAGTGCTACGTACTGGTTTGCCCTCCCTCTTCTCCATAACAATTGATTCTCAGCCATGCCTCTGCTTCTGTATATGGATGTCATAAGTACCATTATGTGAGTACCTTTGCCAGTAGATTTGCTCTTGTAGAGTAAATATTGACAGTTAATTTACTGTAAACCAGACATTTTGATTTATGTAAATTTTGAGTTCAGCAAAATCTTCAGAACGCTCTGTATAATCAGTACTAACAGATTTAATCTTGAATGAGTCTGTTGGACAAACTGATGAGTCTGTTGGACATAGATCATATAGGGGCATTATAGCAGTAATTGTAATGTTTGGGGTACTATATGCCCTATCAGTTTGAACGCTTTTGATGCCCTGACTGTAATAGACTGGAGTATGTGTCCATGCATAACAATCACAACCACTGTGTCTTCTTATATCTACTGAACTTTGTAGACCTTTAAAAATAATGCTATGCATTTCTCTTCATCTAGACAATGTTGCATATGAAATACGATGGTATCATGGGAGCCATTTACGGAGATCAGATAGCTTCATTCTGCTGATCAGTATAGATCGTTTGGGTGTGGTGAGGAAAAGCCCTCGCAATGACAGCAGTGACTGCAGTCTGGAGCGTCTCAGAACCCAAACCTTTACCCTCACCATTCATGGCACCCAAGACAGTGATGCTGGCGAATATTACTGTACTGCCACACCATGGATACGATCAACCACAACAGAGGACTGGAGTAAAGAACCAGAGATTATATCCAGGAGGGTCTTTCTTAATGTCAAATTTGCATGTGAGTTATATTATAATGTTAAAGCATGGTTTCTTACCAcccaaatattttgttttgacAAAGCCTATTTGCAAAAACCTACTTTATTTGGTACAGGAGTAACTAACATAAATTTGCATCTGATTCTTattcttttggttttttttcagtgtgggatTCAATGAAATTACCCTTGCTTTATGGGACCTGTATATCCCTCACTATCGGTCTGTTTTCTCTCATTCTGGGCCTTCTCTGTTCTTTGTGCTGCTGcagaaacactaaacaaactacacacactacacacactcgcatCAAGCTCATCAACCCACAGAGTGATTGACATGTACTACATGAAGCAGATGCTTGTCTGCATCTCCACCAAAGCAACAACATGACTAAGTAATGTTTCAGAGTTGACATTTCTGTTATTCACAAGTGGACCCTATTCACAGGTGACGATCGAACCAGTGAATGCACCCAAGCAGAAAAAACACCTTTGGCATTTGTTTGATTTATATTGTCATGctctgcaaaaataataataacactggaTTTGtagattaattatttttaataatatcttTCTAAATACGAATTAACTAAAATGCATTTTAGAAAAGTCTAGTGAAATACCAATCCTGATAACCAGGATCAAATtttaatatatagaatatttttttgttcaaagaATTTAGTGCCAGTGACTTCTAACTTCTGACGGCAGAGTCCTAACAATAATTAACCTGTTAAAACTCTTTTAAGCAGTGAACATGTTTGACAGGCATGTGCACATATGATTTCTGGTTTAAAATGttcatattgtttttatttttagatgtaTTAAGTTATGTTTTTATAAAGTTATATtgtgtgttcatttgtttttactcTGAATGTTGAGTTCAGTTACTGTTTCTGTTTACACAGATTTTCTAGCAGTTTAATATAGTAATACTGAATGCTAGGCAGTCCAGGAAAACGTCAGAAATCACCATGACTGAACTCTGGACATAATAAAGGGCAAAAACCAATATTATTTCCCCAGAAATGCAAATGAAGACAGAGATCAGTCAATAGAAGAGACAActctttaaaatgtaaaaggaaaataatgaacagcAGGATGGTGTGATGCTCTGCTTCACATAACTGAGAAACTCATGCACCTCTAATTTAATttcaaagtgctgacactgctcaaagttttttttaacattaataaatcttaaataaatgaCTGCCTACATTTTAATGTTGAATTTGAGGTGCCAgttattttttccttcatttcatattcttattaattaaacacatttatatgaTTATCATAAGTATTTATAATATGTTGCTGCATGAAAAATGTCAACACAAATAGGGATTTCAATCCAGGACAAGTGGGAACATTTGAATTATCATAGGTTAATGCTCATCGGTGATATTTGATCTAATATTAATAGCTAGTAATTTAACACAGAATAAACTTCTACTACAATTAGGGAGATAAAAAGTGATCTTGACTCACGAGAGGACAGACAAGAGGCAGAGCGATAACCAGTTCATTACTTTATTCATAATATCAGAATATATGACATGGACAAAAGCAGGAATGTGTGACCAAATCCAGATTTCAAATTGAAATAGCCTTTTCAAAGTCatctataaaaatgtataacatttaaaataacattttacatCCTCAAGGTGATGCATTTCGACAACAACCATGTGTAAAAAAGCAAAACCATCTTTAAGTATAAGCTATGATTTTCCTTATGATTTTTATATTAAccaaattacatttatattttctctTTGCTCCATTCACTTAGCATCATTTCTTACAAGTagattactattattttttcattgatAATAATGGTTAATATaatactgtttattttattaagttgAATTAAGTGGGGGAATTTTCAAATTGTTCTTGTAATCTACTGATCTCACCTGCTAGAAAATGTTCGTTCCAATTATATTAATTGATTTCAAGGAAGAAAACCTGAATAGCATGGCCATAAAGAGCACATTTAAaagtgtataatataataattgcatTTGCAGATCCAATATTTAGCAAAAAATTCacatataaaatgtaattttaatatAGACCCAGGCACACTTGGTTCCATTTGGACTGAACGTCATTTTATTTCTGGATAGCTATAATACTACTTAAGTCTGTGTAAGACCCTGATTGTTATGACAATTTTTGAAAATATCtctttttatcatttatcattttaatgagAAATGAAATTTTAACTTTTAAAGATTACAATGAATGTGTCAAATGATTAAAACCTGTGGGAAATTATAATCATTTACTGAGttcacatttaagggaggtgagaggcacccaagtgtcacgtcagaccattcgaaaccgtttacatcagcgtggtctgcgtgctagatgacctcaagggtacctgaccacaccactagGCACAGgcgagcatttacgctggacgagggaccagcctcagtgctgttctctgatgaaagtcgattcacactgagcagaaatgatggccaccatggatgttggagacgtcaaggagagcgctatgcatcagccactgttgtggtggtgttacagtctgggcaggtgtgtctactcaatacagaactgccctacatcttgtgaatggtacagtgacaagccaatactacctgaataacatcattaatccagtcattgtgcccctgcatgaacaacacaggcctaatttcatcttcatggacgacaatgctccagctcatcaaggtcGCATCTTTAGGGAACAgttgctggaggctggggtacctcaaatggagtggcctgcactttctccagacctgaatcccatagaaaacctatgggatcagctgagtcgctgtgtagaggctcgtaaccctgcaccccagaacctcaatgacctgagggccgcccttcaagaagagtggaatgccatgcctcagcagacaataagtcgactcgtgaacagcatgagacgtcgttttcgagctgtaattgatggtcaagggcacatgacaaattattgagacattttttgttgtggtatacccaccactgttgttggcttttgttt harbors:
- the ptgfrnb gene encoding prostaglandin F2 receptor negative regulator; translation: MCEQGGRAAGITHSQDMKNLLVLITLCFIVGLTVGRKVSLPTGPLIRVEGETLSLRCEVSDYQGPKEQDFEWKATKGSKTIQVVSTFDPSFPDQSLKGRVYTGDISVERIGESTVELRIKEVRVTDSGTFTCSTPSTDSVISGNYEADVLLRVIHNTLVVVPEVPAPSVHEGRSFNLHCNITQDFTEGVYLSVTWSVKKDQSLEQDLLTFGPDSDVTVGKNFTQRYADGEMRLHLDSSGSYSLVVSGAVPEDQGMYLCTAKQWTRDQGTWTMIQEKAEVIGEVAVIPTAESLIVQVLDNTILNTGDNLNLTCLVSAYDLVALDLEVTWLLNETQVLTHLSRDGVVAKTSDIFSINQVGEGDFRLEIHSVELSDKGLYSCRVRAWIQKSRRKWYQAAEKTSASVQVVITPQDPTFNVTLKSPVIAQYVGDPTELVCQVSNISHFWGKRLSVCWFYSTASSAGGQVGTDIIASMNENGAIIPSDKYRARIDSGLILLNRIEPATFKLRLVHTTNGDVGEYVCSVATWTLTRLGIWKHTSEHQTRALKVGLASKGPGISVIARHKRQATFSGSTFEMNCLAKLKNLWDGLALSVLILVQYGVGAPSRKLASLSPDLVLKLEDWYESSRLDSLSLVKTGNMEFLFRIQGVQMMDRGFYYCEVAAWTKPDGNNWVELMKGESNKIQINFEHTRPSFDLSIMSDTTSVYPWETVKIDCIISASGASNKDNVAYEIRWYHGSHLRRSDSFILLISIDRLGVVRKSPRNDSSDCSLERLRTQTFTLTIHGTQDSDAGEYYCTATPWIRSTTTEDWSKEPEIISRRVFLNVKFALWDSMKLPLLYGTCISLTIGLFSLILGLLCSLCCCRNTKQTTHTTHTRIKLINPQSD